The sequence below is a genomic window from Pleuronectes platessa chromosome 13, fPlePla1.1, whole genome shotgun sequence.
TAACTGCTTTGATGATGTCAGATGAGCTGACCCATTTCCACAGTCGCAGACACAACAGACTTATTCTACCGTCTGAAACGAGTCTTTGTATCAAATTATATCATCCCCCCCAATGATTGATAAAAAAGCTCTGGGACACGACTTCCTTTTGGGCGAGCGCTCTACGTCGTTCAGCTGTGATGACTCCCAAACATCCAGCCAGGGTCACGCAGGGTACCGGGTCCGTGCGGATAAAGCCGttctttatattatttattcattcatttattattcatgttcCCCCCGACTGGTCCCATTAAGATCCAGAATCTCTTTTTCTCCAACTAGACCTGAGGTCAGGAGCCGATTCAGCTCCGGACAGAAAACAGATGTTTTTGTGGCGATCTAAATCAAAACGTATATTTATACCAACAGTCATaacaatccccccccctccaacgaCGACAGTACAACGTGTACCTGGCGTCCTCAGGCCCGTCCCAGTGGAGATGTGAACTGTGTGACCACAAGAGGGCAGTGTaaggtgtgttgttgtgtctgacCCAGTATTCTGTCTCCTTCGCAGCATGTTCGATGTTGGGGGccagagagatgagaggaggaaatgGATCCAGTGCTTTAACGGTGAGACTTCTCACACtttgtccttcttctcctctttcttcaaaCAGCCACAGTGTTCCTCATCAACCTGAGACACCTCCTCCAGTCACGTCAAACCTCAGCATCACTTCACCTCTTACCTCTTAGATGTTAAAGAGCCGCCCTCGAATATTTAGGAGCAGATGTTGTTTCATCGGTCACATTTGATGTGGTTAGTTATGGGTTAACATTGTAATTCAGGAATCCTTTGAAGACTTAAATGTGATAATTACCCTGTCGACATCACCTACAAGGAATGCATCCATCTATACTTGACAGTGATTGGTTTGTTGATGAGCGTACGTCGGCCTGTTGTCACTTCGGCAGATTGTCTTTAACGTATGATCGTAGAAATTGAATTGTTAATATTGGTGCCGCTGTAATATCAGTACGGTAGCTATATTGTAACACTACCGGTATCACTAACTCCACCAACCCCTGATTCCCTGTCCTCTCCCTGCAGACGTCACTGCTATCATCTTCGTGGTGGCCAGCAGCAGCTACAACATGGTAATAAGGGAAGACAATAACACCAACAGGCTACGGGAAGCCCTGGACCTCTTCCGCAGTATTTGGAACAACAGGTGAGACAGAAACGTGTGTGAAATCTGAGCCCAGGAGGTAATTTTACGTCCATGAGAACTTCTGCTGTGTCATTTCTACTGTGACTCACTCTACTGTCTTACGTGTGTAAATACTCACAGCTGTTTCTTTAACATCACAGCCCTGTGCATGCACTGCTAATATACTGTAATGATTTTTGTGTCCTTGTTTTTCAGATGGTTACGCACTATATCGGTCATATTATTCCTGAACAAGCAGGACATGCTGGCTGAGAAAGTATTAGCTGGAAAATCCAAAATTGAAGACTACTTCCCTGAATATGCTCGCTACACCATACCAAATGAAGGTTGGTGTCCCCGTGTCCTCGCCCTCTTCCTACAGCTTGACTCTTAGAATCTGTGTTGACTGTCAACATGTCGTTCTTTCAGCAACTCCTGAACCTGGTGAGGACCCGAGAGTGACAAGAGCAAAGTTCTTCATCCGAGACGAGTTTCTTGTAAGTGCCTCGCCGTGTGTCAGGAGCGTTTTTGAATTGGAGGTGAAGACGATGACTGTTCAGACGTGAGCTGCCTCGTCCcgtttaatttctgttttctgcCCGGCGTCGCTGGATTGAAGCCAAACACAAATACCACCTGCGTGATTTATGTAGAACTTGATGAACCACTTCTTTGACGCTGTGGCCTTCTCTCaccagagctgctttcagacatgcacgggactctgcagctcctccgtttttacgtgcatgtgtgaaggcaaatgtcagagtgagaagcTCCGCAGTTTCTATAGGTTTTTATCCATTTGGCCTCTAAGTATAACATCCGTAGAAAAccaggagaagtcgatgtgtgaacacagcaggggatcctcCACTGGATTCACTGTGAGCCACAgttgaacaaaaataaaataaaatctgaaaaagtggtgtcacacacgtagaagacactgatgtaaacatgatcacgtgatctccgcagcttagttaatacgtcacttcctgcctctgtctgctgcacaacGCTGCTCCTGGTCTGTAGTTCACTGCTCACTGCTACTAAACCAACTGTTTTATAGTGAGCTGTGTAAGTACGACTCTATGTCTCTATTAGAGGGAGAGAAGTGAATAAGAGCCTCGTTGGAGGAGCTTGAGCTCATCACCTGCTCTTATCACAGATTAAATGACGTTCGTCTgatctctcttgtctctctcttgtctctctctctctctctctctctctctctctctctctctctctctctctctctctctctctctctctctctctctctctctctctctctctccctcctcagcgGATCAGCACTGCGAGCGGCGACGGCAGACACTACTGCTACCCCCACTTCACCTGTGCCGTGGACACAGAGAACATCCGGCGGGTGTTCAACGACTGCCGGGACATCATCCAGAGAATGCACCTGCGGCAGTACGAACTCTTGTGATGGGAGACCGCCTCCGTCAgccttctgtgtttttctccacCATTGTGCATCCTTGACgaacctttcctcctcctcctgctcctcctcctcctcctcctcaccctgaacCTTCACCCTTCCTCCACCCCCAAAGAAACCCTCAACACCCCCCCTGACCACCCCTCTTGTCGAGGACTATGAAGTACTACTGAAGTGTGTCAAATACTCTTCCTCTTCTTAACTTCTTAGCTTTTtgtacttcttctttttttggttttgtttttctctgggaCTGATTTATCCCCATTTCACCGATGTAAAAGGAAGGTTGGGGAACAAAGTTGTTGTGTGccgcttcttttttctttctttttcttttacttgttCCTTTTTAAATGCCTTGATTTTTTGTCATTCCACTAAGCCTTGGGCtacctcctttttttttgtttgtttctttctccccccccctttgtgttcttctgtttttttttggctTTGTCATTGAACCTGGACTGGTGGGTGTGGAAACATAAAACACACCTACAGGACCTCAGTGTAgaggcagtgtgtgagtgtgtgtgtgtgtgtgtgtgtgatgaagagtAGGAGGAATGCCATGTGAGTGAGCGcatgtacgtgtgtttgtgttcgttTGTCACCTGCTGGATAAAGCCGGCATCACCACCATGACCTTTGCCCccctttaattaattttttttaaaatttcttTTACCCCGTCGTCCCCTCCGACCTGCGTCTTCTCTCCGCGTGGAAGTCGACTGGACGCTGGCGAACCCGGAGCGGACGAGGGGAGGGCGGCGGGCGCAGAGTGGATGAAGAGATAAATGCACTTTGCATCAGGTTCCTTAATaactttttgttttggtttttgtttttgttcttgttgttgttgttttttctccagaGGAAGCATACACACAATGTAGCATCACAATATTTATTACCCTGTCACGATGTTAGCTTGCCGAGCTGCAGGGTGGACCGAGCGGCCGAGAGACACGTGGAGCGAGAGATTAATACGACAGAAATATACGACAGCGGCGACGCAACGAAGGATTTCAATGAAGGAAAAGGGGACTGAGCTCTGTGCACCTTAGCCCTGCTGCCTCCACGGACTCGGACCTGCCTCCTTTTTCCACACAAACCATCCTTTTAGCGTAGAGATACTGATGGGAGGGGAGGGCGGGTGGGCGGGCTGGGGGGGACGGGAGagataaaatgtattgttttttcttttcatttctttctttggttttgttttttgttaactTGTACACTGTGCAAGGTTGAATTATCCTGTACAGActgtaaaatgtaatattattttgtacaacttaattgaaagaaaaacaaatctactTGTAGATCTTTGTGCCTTGATTATGGCTGTACCTGTAAATGAGCTCAGATGTAAGTATGTTTTCGACTGCGCTGTACAGCTTGATGTCAAACTCTATCGGCAGCGGAAGACTGCGGGTAGGGGACTTTCTCTGTagagtttagttttttctggtttataaaaaaaggaaatgctgtttagtaaaaaataaaaaatagggaaaaaatcctaaaaacctgtatacattatgcaaattaacCACTTACCTGCAGTGAAGACCAGATGTTGCAGCGCCAtgccttttctttgtttctcttttcttttaattgatttttcttttaatcctcctttttctttttgttttattggaaATTCTTTGgttgttatttctttttttttgaatttCACAGCTTTAAACAAACATTGGAAATCCATTGAAAGTGTCCAAATTGCAACCTGGTGTTGTTTTAATAGGAACCAACGTTTTTTCGATATGAAGTGTGTCTGAGATCTGTACTGATGTGCGTGCCTGTGCGCATGtgtacataaaacaaacatAGACTCACAGACGCattgtgtgtatgcgtgtgtgtgtgcgcgtgtgtatgCGAGGGCGAGTGTGCGTTGTGTGTAAaattttataaatgtatgtacATGTAAATTTATAggtctatataaatatatatgtacaatTATACATGTTTAATTATGTGTGTGCCTAGGTGTACATACCTATGTATGTATACGGTaaatatgtatacatacacacataggaAAGCATGTTTAGAATGGAGATGAATAAATGAGAGCGTGCAATATTAGTAATTCTTTGGTCCTTTGGAGCCATACCCGATGGCACAGGCACTATGAATGTGTGAGCAGCACCCAACAAGACAAGCTCTTCTCCTTGTACAAACAGCATCAGCCTTTTCTTCTGCTACAGTACACGTCTATCCCCAAACGAGAGTGAACTGACTGGAGGTGCAAAAACCTTTGTTTGGCCTGGGAGGATGAttaaatgacatttttattttctttaaataaagagGCACATTAGAGGACTTTGCTTTATTTCCACCTTGGTGTCCAGTTGTGTCCAGATTTGTTGCAGATGAGctggtttgtttctgttttattttgttcattttaagATTGTAACTTTGGTTCTCACgcacatatacagtacattCAGCTGCAGGTTCATTAGAAAATTACTATTGTTCAGTTGAAACTGTTGATTTACATGTACAATCATTCTGGAGGATTTAGTTTGTGCTGCTGTTTACAAAGACaggtatttatattatttagcaCATGATACTGATTGAAGTTCATTCTCCAGAATGATTTTACATCTGAATTAAcatcaacaaaaaacaacattacaaCCTTCAGGAAAGTTCTTTTTAATGCATAAGATTCAGAGTTTATTGTGTTTCAAATTGGATTAGCATTGagtgttagcatttagctaaacaagtgttttcatatggAATGTGCTTCTCAGGTTCAAGGTGTTTTGAGTCACACTGTTAATAACACGAGTTTTCAGAGCTTTATTAACTTATTCAAAGTACAAACAGTTAAAGATTAAAGTTCCATATatcaaaatatatcaaaataaaaagaataaatcaaCTTAAACTGAACTATAACAAAATTCAACAAACTGTCAGctgaaggaaaaacacagaaaacaaaaacttgCATTGAATAATTTGTTTGCATAAATCTGTAAAACATTAGATTTCTTactcattattataaataatccaTTATAAGTCTAAATACAATGAGTCAATCACCTGTGCAGGTTTATGGTTAATTAGTTAGAACCTTTAAATAGACAGACATTGTTTTTGTACAAAAAAGGGTttataataaattatattaaatagttaatatattttatataacagTAATTTTATATGAGATGTAATTTCATATaactatgtgtgtatatatatatatatataaagcagCCTTTTCTGAAAATGGATTGAGAGTAAAAATAGAGCTGAAgcaatttctttttcttttataaatgattaagtcgaccagcatcatttatttCTTAACATATTTTGCTCAATTATTAAACAAATGCTTCTTAGCTTCTTTAATAttgggaatttattttttcatcattttaaatGAAGCGTCATTAACTACCATAGACTTCATAATAAGGTTAGTAAAGAAATTAACTAATCTAATTTTGAATCATAATGATGGTGgaaaaatcttagaaaaatCCAACATTGCCACAAAGCAGCTTATTAAATATCATAATAGACAATTAGATATTAAAGTAAGAGCTGTCACAGAATAAACAGTTCATTAACTGTCTGATAGATTTATTTCAACTCAGATCTTGACACATTCCAATTATAATCTTATAACAGAGTGTGTGAGTCGGATATTTTTATACTGACATTTGATTTCAGGTGATTTTGTAAAAACTAAGAATTTGAGTTGAGTCACTTTAATTTAATGACCTTAATTCCATCTGTTCTAAAAGTATCAAGCTTTTGACGAAATGTTTCAGCCAAAGTGTTTAAGGATGTTTCTCATATGTACACGACATGAAACTCCTTTAgattcagatttatttattcacagttAATCAGAAACGCTTCAACAGCTTTGGCAAAAAATCCTCACAAACATTTGGCACAGAGATTCCTAAATTAAATATATCCAGATATGCATCATAAAAACACGAGGAGATGATGTGGAGGACGACGGAGACAGTGTTTCACAGCAGGTCACAGTGAGGGAGACGAACTACCAACACACGTTAACACCTTCCATCAGAGCAGCGACGTGAGAATTTACACATGATGTGGATCgatttgttttccttcattttttttcaatactTGATTCAAACAGCAGAACTTCACCCGTCTGGTCCTTCATCAAACTCCTCAGGATTTGTAATCACAAGAAAAATCATCACCGGTGATACCAAGAATAAACTCTGAGTCccttttaaagacatttaaaatatagatTCAAGTCCTTCACAGTGCCGCTAGACATTTGGACAAATCGAggttgatgctgatgatgagttTTGGCCCCGTTCACAGGAGGAAAGTCACATTGTTGCGGATCTTCACTTAAAGTGTGTGCAGGTGAAACTTCATGGCTGTGTCCTGCAGCGTGGTGCATCCTGGGTAACGCGGTTCACAGAGACTTGTGCTTCCCCAGCAGGAAGAGGCTGAGGCACTGCAGCAGGCCCTTCATCCACAGGCAGTGGGCCAGGAAGAGAAGCAGCATGCAGGCGCCGGCCGAGCAGTACACGCTGATCACCGTGCTCTCCTCCGGCAGGAAACACTTGGACAGAGCGTAACTGCCCGGTGACACCGACGCctggggagagggagatggaggggagGCAATATTCACTATAACATCACAGAACTGACTCATAATCTGAACCTACTGCGTTCAAAGTGTCTCAGTTTGGTTTTAGACTGAGATAAAAATTCATTATTAGCAGGCTGATAAACACAGTTCTATTCATTGttgtttcatatttgttttgttatctGTTTTGGAGTCAGCATGAAAGCTGTGGTAAGATATTCATCAAACAATCAATCATTTAACAAATCAATCA
It includes:
- the LOC128454268 gene encoding guanine nucleotide-binding protein G(s) subunit alpha isoform X3; translated protein: MFDVGGQRDERRKWIQCFNDVTAIIFVVASSSYNMVIREDNNTNRLREALDLFRSIWNNRWLRTISVILFLNKQDMLAEKVLAGKSKIEDYFPEYARYTIPNEATPEPGEDPRVTRAKFFIRDEFLRISTASGDGRHYCYPHFTCAVDTENIRRVFNDCRDIIQRMHLRQYELL